Genomic DNA from Solanum pennellii chromosome 3, SPENNV200:
ACCATTTCCCTACTTATTCTGTGAACACTCTTTCATGAAATGTTCGGTCTGACCACTCTTGAAGCAACCCATGGAGGCCTAACGACAAACACCAGACTGGTCTCTAATACACGTGGCGTTGGCAGGAGGCTGACTACCTCCTTGCACTACACTACAATAGGCATGTTTAACTCTGGAACTCTGCCCATAGTTCTCACCCTTGTTATTAGCTGCAGGTGAAGTAACATATGATGGAGCAGGACCATTCTGTTTCCGTTAGAAGGATGACTGATTGGCATTATTCTTTTGCTACCCGAACTCATTCGCTGTCTTAGAAATCTTGTTCTTGAAATCTTCTCTATCTCATAGATTATCCTCCTCTACTTGTTGCACTTAGATCGTCAACCTTAAAATTTCCATGTCCCCAATAATCATTGCTTCCCGGCCCTCTTTGCTTGAAGAGAAACCCAATCCTGGAACAAACAAGCTTATCCTACTCCTCATGGCCTTAACCATTTGCAGAGCACAACGAGATAGTTGAGTGATtttcaacccatactcatgcaCGCTAAGAGAATTCTGCTTATGTGTAAGGAACTCACATACCTTTCCCTCTCCCATTCCTCGCGGAAAGAAACACCCCAAAAAGTCCTCCTCAAAAAAAGCCCAACTGGCAGGTGGTGGATCTTCATCTATACCATCTTTCAACTAATCGAAGCAAGTTCTACCTATGCCCTTGATTTGATATGCAGCTAGCTCAACTCTATTAGTGTCAGCAATATGCATCGGCTTGAAAACCTTTTTTGGTTCATCAATGAAGTTCTCTGGATCATTAATAATGCTCGAACTAGTGAAGcttgggggattcatcctcCAAAAATCTCGAATCCTCAAAGTGTCAGCCCCTTTTTTTTGACCAACCTTATTAGTCAAAACTTTACTTAACATCCTAATAGTCTCACAGAACTCAGCGTCGGTAACTACCCATTGAGGTTGCACTTTAGGTACATTCGGTAACTCGTGTTCCTGAGGTGCAACATTCATCCTAGTTGGATGATATCTTGCCGCTCTTCGGGGAGGCATGGTTATATGAAAGATGCACAAGCACGAATTAGACAGAGACTTTTAGAGAAAAACTCTAACGCatgaaaataaatctaaaagaagtgagaaattcCTAAATATTGTAGCCTCCAAATCATACATAAGGCACGCTTCACACTGATGACTAGGATTTTAtagacacgacttcatagactcccaaGGACTCTTGAACTGtgtgctctaataccaatttTTCATGCCACGAGCCTACAACATGGGCCTGGACAACACTCGTAGACCTTTTCTACACATGGTGAAAACATGGTTTTACGTAGATGTGAGTTATCTAAACTCATGCTC
This window encodes:
- the LOC107013480 gene encoding uncharacterized protein LOC107013480; translated protein: MPPRRAARYHPTRMNVAPQEHELPNVPKVQPQWVVTDAEFCETIRMLSKVLTNKVGQKKGADTLRIRDFWRMNPPSFTSSSIINDPENFIDEPKKLKDGIDEDPPPASWAFFEEDFLGCFFPRGMGEGKNGPAPSYVTSPAANNKGENYGQSSRVKHAYCSVVQGGSQPPANATCIRDQSGVCR